The genomic region CGAGGAGCTTGCGCTGCTTAATGAAAATGCCGTCGGCTTCGATGCGACCTTGGGTCTGCGTTATACCCACATCGCCCGCGGGGAGGTACGCGCTGAGGTGACTGTGAACCCGGCGCTGTTACAACCCTGGGGCTTGGTTAACGGCGGGGTATTTAGTTCCATTGCGGAATCTGTCGGCTCTTTGGCCGGGGTCGTCCAGGCTGGTGAGGTAGTCGTCGGTGTCAACAACAACACCGACTTTCTCAAATCCGTTAAGGCGGGCGTCATCGAAGCGCGTGCCACACCCATCCACACGGGGCGGCGTAGTCAAGTGTGGAATGTTGAATTGCGCCACGACGGCCAGCTCGTTGCGCTGTCCAAGCTGCGGACGATGACGCTGGGGTAGCAGATAGATAGTCAGCTATCTATCTATTTATGCTAAAGCCAGTTATTTTTGCGGAACCACCAGAAGATCACGCCCACGGTGATGATCATAAACGCGATGGAAAAATAGTAGCCATATTCGGTGTGCAGCTCGGGCATATTATCGAAGTTCATGCCATAAATACCCGCGATGAGCGTGGGGACCGCGGCCATACCAACGACCGCGGAAATAGTACGCATGTCGGTATTTTGTTGCATGGATACTTTGGCCACGGAGACATCGAGAAGCGAGGACAGGCGTTCATCGAAGCTTTGGATGTGGTCTTTGACCACAGATTGGTGGTCATTGACATCGCGCAGGTAGGAGCGGATTTGCTTGTCGATGAGATCCTTGTGGTTTTCTACCAACGCCTTCAACGCCGCGGACAGCGGCTCGATGGCGTGCTTCATCTCTAAAATCTCGCGTTTATACAGGTAGATGCGGTTGACATCGAAGCGAACGCCGGGTTCAAAGACTTCCTCTTCAATGTCATCAACCTCAACCGCCAATAGCGCGGAAATCTCGGAGTAACGGTCAACCAGCATGTCCAGGATCTTCCAGACCATCGCCACGGGGCCAATTTCCACCAGGGCTTGCTCATCGGCGACTGTATAGGCCAAATTGGGCAACTTGGCTTTGTGGCAGACGGTGATGATGAAGTTTTTGCCCATGATCATCTGCACCTCACCGGTGGAAATGACGTCGCGGCGGTCTTTGACCTCGTCCGAGTCGCGGTAGTTGACAGAGCGTGCGACGACAAAGAGCTGGTCATCGTAACGCTCAAGCTTGGGACGCTGATGCGCGACAACGGCATCTTCGACGATGAGCTCGTGGATGCCAAATTGCTCTGCGATGCGCGTCATGTGGTGCTCCACGGGTTCCACCAAACCTACCCAGACAAACCCGCGGCCATATTCGGCGACGGTCTCTAGCGCTGAGTGGGGAGTAAATTCACCGGGCAAGGCTTCGCCATCGACGAAGACTCGGCAGTGTTCGATAGCGCGTTCCACCGGCACATTCACCTTGGACTGTGAGGGAGGCTCCACCTTCGGCTTGCGTGGCCTAAACGGCGACGGTACAGCGGGCATATCAGCCTCCTTATCCCAGGATTGAATGTGAACGTGGCACAAGCGGCCACAAAGCGCCAGGCACGGTGTCCTGATGGCGCTGGTATTAACGCTAAGGAATCATACCCGCAAGAGGAACACCTATACTCATTGTCATGGCTACTTGGAAAGAAATCACAGACGCAGACCCCTCACACTCACACAACTACGCTCGCCGCTGGAAAGTCATGGAAGCCGAAGGCAAAGATATCTACGGCGAGGCCCGCACCGCGGATGCCATGCTGGAGCGTGGTTCGAAGGTGCTGGACGCCGGCTGTGGCACCGGTCGAATTGGGGGCTATTTGGCGCGTCAGGGCCATGACGTGATGGGCATGGACATTGACCCCATCTTGATTGATTACGCGCAGGAGGAGCATCCTGATGTGCGTTGGGAGGTCGGCGATCTCTCCAATGATGAGATTCCGGATTCCGGTTTTGACCTAGCAATCTCCGCCGGCAATGTCATGGGCTTTTTAGCACCCGAAGGCCGCGAGGGCGCCCTGCGTAATATCTTTGAGGCCCTAGAACCAGGCGGGCGCTTCCTCGTCGGGTTTGGCGAAGGCCGCGGCTGGAGCTTTGACGAATTTTTGAACGATGTAGAAAAGGTCGGTTTCCACATCGACTTCAAGTTCTCCTCGTGGGACTTGAATACTTTCAGCGCCAACTCCACCTTCCTCGTTGCCGTGCTTTCACGGCCCGGAAGTTCCCTGTTGGGATAAAACCTCTGGCTAAGACCTCTGGGGTAAGTCCCGCCGAGACAACCCTGAAATAGACACAGCGAAGCGCCCGTAACCGCTAAGGAAAGTGGTTACGGGCGCTTCGCTTGGTGAAGTAGTGAAGTCTTATTTCACTTCTTGCTTTTTGGAGTTATCAATGATGTTGCGGGCATAAGCCTGCTGCTTGGTAATCTCCACGTTGCCGCGCGAGCGGGTGAAGAAGTTCTCTACCCAGTTGATGAGAGAGACCAAACGGTTGCGGAAGCCCTTGACGTAGGTGATGTGCAGGCCCAACCACGCCAACCAGCCGATGAAGCCGGTCATTTCGGTCTTGCCCATCTTGACCACGGCGTAGCCGCGGGAAATGATGGCCATGGTGCCCTTGTCGAAGTAGTCGAAAGCTTCGTTTTCATTGACGGTCGATTCTTCATCAACCTTGGCGCCAATCAACTTCGCGGCGTGAGCGCCACCCTGCATGGCAACCTGTGCCAAGCCTGGCAGACGCTTCAGGCCCATGAGGTCGCCGATGGCGTAGACGTTGGAGTATTCGCCAACAGTCAGGTCGTCGTTGGTGGACACGCGGCCAGCACGGTCGACCTCGACGCCCGCCTGCTCACCGATGAGACGTGCCAGTGGGGAAGCAGCCACACCAGCGGACCAGATCTTGGTTGCACCGGTGAGGGTGTGCTCCGAGTCGTCCTTGGTGTTTTTGTAGGTGACAGATTCTTCCGTGACATTCGAAACCATGGCGTTGAGGCGGACATCAACACCGAGCTTTTCCAGGGCACGCTGGGACTTGCGGCCCAAACGCTTGCCAAATGGAGGCAGAACCTGAGGTGCACCATCCAAGAGGTAGATCTTCGCGGTCGAAGTGGAGTAGTTGGAGTACACATCGGTCAGGGTGCGGTTTGCCAGCTCTGCGATTTGGCCGGTCAGCTCCACACCGGTCGGACCAGCACCAACGATGATGAAGGTCAAAAGACGCTCGCGCTCTTTTGGATCATCAGTCATCTCAGCCTTTTCGAATGCTCCAATGATGCGTGAGCGAAGCTCCAAAGCATCGTCCAAAGACTTCATGCCAGGTGCGAACTCTGCGAAGTGGTCATTGCCGAAGTAGGACTGGCCAGAGCCAGCAGCAAGGATTAGGGAGTCGTACTCAAAGACGCGAGTGAACTCATCATTGACTGCAGTCACGGTCTGAGCCTTGAGGTCAATATCAGTTACTTCGGCGTTGACGAAGTTGGCATTGTCCTGGTTACGCAAAAGCTGACGCACAGACGGCGCAATTTCGCCAGCAGAAATCATGCCGGTGGCCACCTGGTACAGCATCGGCTGGAACAAGTGGTGGTTTTTCATGTCAATCAAGGTGACATCAACGTTGTCACCCTTGAGCTTTTGTGCGGCAGCAAGCCCGCCCATGCCCGCACCGACGATCACGACGTGGTGGCGGCCACCGGTTGGACGAAATGGAGCATCAGTCATTGCGAAGGAGCACCCTTCCTATAGAAATAATAAGTAATTTTTCGACGTAAATAGTCTAGATCCGAAAAGGCTGAAAGACTAGTTGTTAATCCCTGTGGCTCACCACTTATGCGGCCAGCCTGATATTAAACCCAGCGATTAATCACTAATATCGGACGTTGAATTAAACGATAGTTCGTTGTCGAGGATTCCGCTGGGGGTATCCCTAATGTTTCCTCAGGGATTAGAAAGGCAGAAATGGCCGCAAACCAACATTTGTCTAGCATTGACGCTGAGCAATGGCCCGGAATTGCCACCTGTCCCAGCGGAATTCTAACCGCAGCCCGCGCACGCCGCGCAGAAGCAGAGTTTGCTAGGGCATGCTCGAGTGCTGGGCTTTCATTGGAAGGCGAGCCGGATCTCGTTGTGCATCACGACGCCTTATTCGCGCGGATTGCACACAGCGGATGGCTAGGGGTCGCAGAGTCCTACATGGCAGGAGAGTGGTCTACGCCAGATTCTTCGACTTTGGTTAAAGTGCTCACTCGGCTCCTGGAAGTTGGTTACAACCCGGCCACGAAGCCTGTTCCTATTTCTGAATCTTTCGGCGGCGAACTTCCCGGAGATCTAGTCAGTTTGTATTCCGGTGATGGGCTGAGCCATCACGGCGGACTATTTACCTCCGGGGTGCCGACTACGGTCCGCGAGTCATGGGAGTCTTTTACCCGTGGACCGGGCGCGAAAAAGCCACACTTTGTTGATGTCACCACCGTGCACGAACCTGATGACACCGTGGACCGTGAAGATTTAGGAGATGCGCAGCGTCGCTGGGCTAATGAGCTGTGTGACCTTACCAAAACCGGAGTGGGCACGCACATGCTGGTCTATCCGGCCTCGGGTGCCCAGGTAGGAGTGCAGGCCGCAGCGCGGCGAGCCACGGTAGATATTGCCTCAGCTGACGATGCCCACTTGAAATACCTGCATGAGCAATTGGTCTTAGAAGGCGTCGAAGACTCCGTGGCGTGCATTCCGCTGCAAAAAGGAATTCCGAACCGCACGGAATTGCGCAGTAGGTATGAGGCGATTGTAAGCATCGAAAAGCTCGAAGCTTTAAGCCCCAAACAACGCCAAGCTTTTATCGAAGCTCTCGGCAGGCTGCTCGTTGGAACCGGGCGTGTGGTGCTGCAATCGATGGTGGCTACGGAGACGATGACAAAGGCGGGGCGCAACGCTATGCAACCGCTGCGCGCTTATATTTGGCCAGGAATGGAGCTGCCTTCTGTCGAAGACGTCCATAAGCTCGTTGAACGGCATTCCGGGCTGCGCGTAGTAGAGCACCTGCACCTGGGAACGCACTATAAAGCGTCACTGCAATACGAGCGTTCTTTCTTTGATGGCCGACTCCGGGAGGCTGCAGCGGCTGGCTTTGACCAGGTATTTCGCCGTTTGTGGTCTTATCAATTCGCCTTGCGTGAGGCCCTGCTGGCCTTAGGCATGATTGATTCCGTAGCGTTTGCCGCCACCCATCGTCACCGCGGTGGAAAGCGCTAGAATTGGGATCAAAACCGCTGGTGAGAATAACTTTTGCCCCCTCCAATCGGGGGTGAAGTACATTTTCGTTACCACCTTCTGAAAAAGGAGGGCTATTGTTGTGAGTTGCTTAAAAGCAAACGTTCTTTTTAAGGGTCTATTAACTGCTAATGGGCCCTTTCTTGGTCCTTGATTGTCTTGCGGTCAAGTCCATAAAAGATATTCGAGTTTCTATCTCATCAATACCAAAATGCAGTATCTACTTAAGGAGACTGTTTAAGTGTCTGAAAAGCGTGCTTCGCAGCGCAAGGGCGGCGGAACTTCCGTAGCTCTCGCGGATGCAAGGGATGCACTCGATGTCGAGAACTTCGAGCCAACCGGTGATATCGAAGAGACTGACAACGGACGTCAGATCGTTATTTCGCGCGAGCTGCCACAAGCTCCGCAAGTTGTGTGGGGTTACTTGGCTGATGCCGCGCGCATCTCGCGCTGGTTTGGCCACTGCCACACCATGGATAACCCATCGCACATGACCATGGTTTCTGAGGATATTGAATCCAGCTATGATGTGACCATCGCTGAGTCCATGCCACCTCACTACCTGCACTTGGATGTCAATGACCACCAAGGACATGACCTCAAGCTGCGTTTTTACCTGGCTGAGGAAAATGGTCAGACCTATCTGGAGTTCCACCACAGCGTTGAGGGCGTTGAAGACCAGCTCGGGCTTATCGCCCCGAAGTGGGAGCTGATTTTAGACCGCCTTGAGATTGCGCTGGACGGCGGCAATATCAATGATGTGCGCCTGGCTAATTACTCCTCACAAATCGAGCACTACAGTGGCGCGGCTACGCTGCGCTAGCAATTGAGGGTATAATTACATAAATACATAATCCCACCCAGACCAACGAATCACTAGGTCTGGGTGGGATTTTTATTGTTGTGGTGGGGTAGCGGGACTAACCCGCAAGCTTTAGACCTCGTTGAGGTCGTGCTTCGACAATTCCTTCATGGACAAGACGGCAATCAACGAAATCGCGGACACGATGGCCAGGTAGATGCCCACTGCGTGGACGCCAACTTCTGCAACCAACCAGGTGGCAATAAACGGCGCGATGGCCGCACCCAAAATGGAGGAGACGTTGTAAGAGATACCGGAGCCGGTGTAGCGAACGTTAGTAGGGAACAGCTCTGGCAAGACCGCGGACATCGGGCCAAAGATCAGACCCATCAAGAACATGCCGATGGTCAAAAAGAGCAGCACGGAACCTTCGGTTGCCGAATCAATGGGTAAGAATTGGGTAAACGTAAAGCCAAAGACGATGATCAGCGCAGAGACCGTTGCCAAGATTGGCTTACGTCCGACTTTGTCCGCCAAGATGGACGACACTGGAATGCCGACGATGAAAGCGAAGATAGAGATCAACTGGATTTCCAGGAAGTCGGTGTAGGCGATGCCCAGTCCCAGGCCCTGGGATGGATCACCGATACCGAAGGACAGGATCCAGGTGGTAACCAGGTAGAACAGGGTATAGCAACCGACCATGACGAAGGTGCCGATAAACATTGGCTTGGCGGCGACCTTAAAGACCTCGGTTACTGGTGCCTTGACCTTCTTGCCCTGATCTACCGCATTTTGGAAAACCGGGGTTTCTTCCAGCTTCAAACGGACG from Corynebacterium ammoniagenes DSM 20306 harbors:
- a CDS encoding PaaI family thioesterase, whose translation is MNSSHNADKTRDKLAELLKLAHERPLDTEELALLNENAVGFDATLGLRYTHIARGEVRAEVTVNPALLQPWGLVNGGVFSSIAESVGSLAGVVQAGEVVVGVNNNTDFLKSVKAGVIEARATPIHTGRRSQVWNVELRHDGQLVALSKLRTMTLG
- the corA gene encoding magnesium/cobalt transporter CorA; translation: MPAVPSPFRPRKPKVEPPSQSKVNVPVERAIEHCRVFVDGEALPGEFTPHSALETVAEYGRGFVWVGLVEPVEHHMTRIAEQFGIHELIVEDAVVAHQRPKLERYDDQLFVVARSVNYRDSDEVKDRRDVISTGEVQMIMGKNFIITVCHKAKLPNLAYTVADEQALVEIGPVAMVWKILDMLVDRYSEISALLAVEVDDIEEEVFEPGVRFDVNRIYLYKREILEMKHAIEPLSAALKALVENHKDLIDKQIRSYLRDVNDHQSVVKDHIQSFDERLSSLLDVSVAKVSMQQNTDMRTISAVVGMAAVPTLIAGIYGMNFDNMPELHTEYGYYFSIAFMIITVGVIFWWFRKNNWL
- a CDS encoding class I SAM-dependent methyltransferase; its protein translation is MATWKEITDADPSHSHNYARRWKVMEAEGKDIYGEARTADAMLERGSKVLDAGCGTGRIGGYLARQGHDVMGMDIDPILIDYAQEEHPDVRWEVGDLSNDEIPDSGFDLAISAGNVMGFLAPEGREGALRNIFEALEPGGRFLVGFGEGRGWSFDEFLNDVEKVGFHIDFKFSSWDLNTFSANSTFLVAVLSRPGSSLLG
- a CDS encoding NAD(P)/FAD-dependent oxidoreductase, coding for MTDAPFRPTGGRHHVVIVGAGMGGLAAAQKLKGDNVDVTLIDMKNHHLFQPMLYQVATGMISAGEIAPSVRQLLRNQDNANFVNAEVTDIDLKAQTVTAVNDEFTRVFEYDSLILAAGSGQSYFGNDHFAEFAPGMKSLDDALELRSRIIGAFEKAEMTDDPKERERLLTFIIVGAGPTGVELTGQIAELANRTLTDVYSNYSTSTAKIYLLDGAPQVLPPFGKRLGRKSQRALEKLGVDVRLNAMVSNVTEESVTYKNTKDDSEHTLTGATKIWSAGVAASPLARLIGEQAGVEVDRAGRVSTNDDLTVGEYSNVYAIGDLMGLKRLPGLAQVAMQGGAHAAKLIGAKVDEESTVNENEAFDYFDKGTMAIISRGYAVVKMGKTEMTGFIGWLAWLGLHITYVKGFRNRLVSLINWVENFFTRSRGNVEITKQQAYARNIIDNSKKQEVK
- a CDS encoding class I SAM-dependent methyltransferase; translated protein: MAANQHLSSIDAEQWPGIATCPSGILTAARARRAEAEFARACSSAGLSLEGEPDLVVHHDALFARIAHSGWLGVAESYMAGEWSTPDSSTLVKVLTRLLEVGYNPATKPVPISESFGGELPGDLVSLYSGDGLSHHGGLFTSGVPTTVRESWESFTRGPGAKKPHFVDVTTVHEPDDTVDREDLGDAQRRWANELCDLTKTGVGTHMLVYPASGAQVGVQAAARRATVDIASADDAHLKYLHEQLVLEGVEDSVACIPLQKGIPNRTELRSRYEAIVSIEKLEALSPKQRQAFIEALGRLLVGTGRVVLQSMVATETMTKAGRNAMQPLRAYIWPGMELPSVEDVHKLVERHSGLRVVEHLHLGTHYKASLQYERSFFDGRLREAAAAGFDQVFRRLWSYQFALREALLALGMIDSVAFAATHRHRGGKR
- a CDS encoding SRPBCC domain-containing protein; the protein is MSEKRASQRKGGGTSVALADARDALDVENFEPTGDIEETDNGRQIVISRELPQAPQVVWGYLADAARISRWFGHCHTMDNPSHMTMVSEDIESSYDVTIAESMPPHYLHLDVNDHQGHDLKLRFYLAEENGQTYLEFHHSVEGVEDQLGLIAPKWELILDRLEIALDGGNINDVRLANYSSQIEHYSGAATLR
- a CDS encoding MFS transporter → MTTSVFQDGNTPAAGSVAPKLTAKDRRRVAFASTIGTTIEFYDFYIYATAAVAVFPLLFFPATENPTVALLQSFATFGLAFVARPLGSVIFGHFGDRIGRKATLVGALLTMGIATFIIGLLPTYATAGIIAPALLALMRFCQGLGLGGEWSGAALLASETAEEGKRASAAMWPQFGAPFGFFLANGLFLILVSALGYTRGDTTGPFMEWGWRIPFLASAVMVLIGLYVRLKLEETPVFQNAVDQGKKVKAPVTEVFKVAAKPMFIGTFVMVGCYTLFYLVTTWILSFGIGDPSQGLGLGIAYTDFLEIQLISIFAFIVGIPVSSILADKVGRKPILATVSALIIVFGFTFTQFLPIDSATEGSVLLFLTIGMFLMGLIFGPMSAVLPELFPTNVRYTGSGISYNVSSILGAAIAPFIATWLVAEVGVHAVGIYLAIVSAISLIAVLSMKELSKHDLNEV